One Prunus dulcis chromosome 8, ALMONDv2, whole genome shotgun sequence DNA window includes the following coding sequences:
- the LOC117636768 gene encoding putative rRNA methylase YtqB: protein MLKMVADESCKGSVYGLDVQEAALQKTSSLLEESVSPSEKELIQLFSKCHSKMYEVLPKDTSVRLVAFNLGYLPGGDKTIVTQSETTLKALEVAKSIMVPGGLISLVVYVGHPGGWEELKTIRDFISKLSVEKWICYEFQTVDRSWSPILIFLFKKC, encoded by the exons ATGCTCAAGATGGTTGCTGATGAATCGTGTAAGGGTTCTGTTTACGGGCTGGATGTTCAGGAAGCTGCCTTACAGAAAACTTCTTCTTTGCTGGAAGAGTCGGTCAGTCCAAGTGAG AAAGAACTTATTCAGCTCTTCTCCAAATGCCACAGTAAAATGTATGAAGTTCTTCCAAAAGATACATCTGTTAG GCTTGTCGCTTTCAATCTTGGCTATCTTCCGGGGGGTGACAAAACAATTGTCACACAGTCAGAAACAACACTGAAGGCATTGGAAGTTGCAAAAAGTATCATGGTGCCTGGAGGTCTTATCAGTTTAGTGGTTTATGTGGGGCATCCTGGTGGATG GGAAGAACTGAAGACTATCCGAGACTTCATCTCCAAATTATCAGTTGAGAAATGGATCTGCTATGAGTTTCAGACAGTAGACCGATCATGGTCTCCTATACTTATTTTCTTGTTCAAGAAATGTTGA